One window from the genome of Magnolia sinica isolate HGM2019 chromosome 4, MsV1, whole genome shotgun sequence encodes:
- the LOC131243852 gene encoding metal tolerance protein 1-like, protein MDGVDKTHESRWASHSPWTESFHVGTRVTRRNSSLLHPSFDCRICVFSMFGLRPYKTLFMREFPFSIPPFNPAVQKPKLFLHFQIISSSKMEDGNVHTINKEYQREIDVSKFSKETRISSERWHCSCYPICGFSKQAKHKLEHEERNRSAKKVLGVIVLCLLFMVVEIIGGVKANSLAVLTDAAHLLMDVAGFAISLFTIWASGWDATPRQSYGFFRIEVLGALLSMQLIWLIVGFLIYEAIDRILHKNSTVDGKLMFVVAAFGFIVNLIMVVWLGHDHGHAHDHDHVHAHDHDHCGTHASFGSNEEAGEMTILLPNSPKKHRHEIGNCCQHKQVVSDQLEDTDYSGDVKQNHVIQIKGGQKKMPHKNMNIQGAYMHVVGDLIQSVGVMIGGAIIWARPTWLMVDLICTLGFSVLVVWTTISMLRSILDILMESTPDEIDAVMLESGIKSIHGVRGVHDLHVWAISPGKILLACHVTVEPDDDSNRILLNIRNYCEETYKISHITVQIEKEETTL, encoded by the exons atggacggcgtagataaaacacatgaatcacggtgggcctcacatagcccCTGGACCGAGTCCTTCCATGTAGGGACACGAGTCACACGACGCAATTCCAGTCTTCTCCACCCTAGCTTTGATTGCCGCATTTGTGTTTTTTCCATGTTCGGCCTGCGTCCGTACAAAACCTTATTTATGAGAGAATTCCCATTTTCAATCCCACCCTTCAACCCTGCTGTGCAAAAGCCTAAACTCTTCCTCCATTTTCAGATCATCTCTTCTTCAAAG ATGGAAGATGGAAATGTTCACACCATCAATAAAGAATACCAGAGAGAAATTGatgtctcaaaattttcaaaagaaaccaGGATTTCTTCCGAGCGGTGGCACTGCTCTTGCTATCCCATTTGCGGATTCTCAAAGCAGGCAAAGCACAAGCTAGAACATGAAGAACGGAACAGATCAGCAAAGAAAGTATTAGGAGTTATAGTGCTATGTCTACTCTTCATGGTTGTAGAGATTATAGGAGGTGTGAAGGCCAACAGCCTTGCAGTTCTAACAGATGCAGCGCATTTGCTAATGGATGTTGCTGGATTTGCAATCTCTCTTTTCACTATTTGGGCTTCGGGATGGGATGCAACGCCCCGTCAATCATACGGGTTTTTCCGCATTGAAGTTTTGGGAGCATTGCTATCAATGCAGCTGATTTGGTTAATAGTTGGGTTCTTAATCTATGAGGCAATTGATAGGATTCTTCACAAGAATTCTACAGTTGATGGGAAGCTCATGTTCGTCGTCGCAGCATTTGGGTTCATCGTCAATTTGATCATGGTAGTGTGGCTTGGTCATGATCATGGTCATGCCCATGATCATGACCATGTTCATGCCCATGATCATGACCATTGTGGGACACATGCTAGTTTTGGTAGCAACGAAGAAGCGGGAGAGATGACTATCCTTCTACCGAATTCTCCGAAGAAGCATCGACACGAGATCGGCAATTGTTGTCAGCACAAACAAGTTGTTTCTGATCAATTGGAAGACACTGATTACAGTGGGGATGTGAAACAGAACCATGTAATTCAAATCAAGGGCGGCCAGAAGAAGATGCCCCACAAGAACATGAACATTCAAGGTGCATACATGCATGTTGTAGGTGACCTGATTCAGTCTGTCGGAGTGATGATCGGTGGCGCCATCATATGGGCAAGGCCTACTTGGCTGATGGTTGATTTGATCTGTACTCTGGGCTTCTCTGTTCTTGTAGTGTGGACAACCATAAGCATGCTTAGAAGCATATTAGATATATTGATGGAGAGCACACCAGACGAGATCGATGCTGTTATGCTTGAAAGCGGCATCAAAAGTATTCACGGTGTCCGTGGGGTCCACGACCTACATGTTTGGGCCATATCGCCAGGGAAAATATTACTGGCTTGTCATGTAACAGTTGAACCAGATGATGATTCGAACAGAATTCTTCTCAACATTAGAAATTACTGTGAAGAAACATACAAAATCAGTCATATTACAGTACAGATTGAGAAAGAGGAAACCACATTATAA